The Betta splendens chromosome 2, fBetSpl5.4, whole genome shotgun sequence nucleotide sequence GACATCTGAATATTATAACCAACCAAATGGTTAACTGAAATTTCTTTGAGTTTTAGAGGTAAAGATTATCCCCCTGTGCTCTTCATAATCCATCAGGTTTGTGGGCTGTTGTGAACAATGCTGGGATTTCAGACTGGGCTGAGATTGAATGGAACACTATCGAAAATTTCCAAAAAATGCTTGACATTAATCTGTTTGGCAGCCTGAGGACCTCGGTTGCATTTATACCTTTAGTTCGAGCCGCTAGAGGTACCCATatcatttactttgtatttCACCTCACTTAAAATTCTTTTTGCAATAAGTAATAATTTCATGTTTTATATTCACAGGTCGGATGGTTTTCATGTCGAGCATCTTTGCTTTTTTCAATTGTCTAAACATGGCAGCATACAGTGTATCAAAAAGAGGATTGGAGGCATTTGCAGATTGCTTAAGGGTTGAAATGGCCAGTTTTGGTGTGAAGGTACAGTAAAATTTGAGTCAATTTCTGTGAACTTGTAGACTTTTTTATGCATAATCTGcataaaacatgcaaataaagttattattttacatgttttataCTTCATGGGTTCATCactcaaaatataaaaaaagactttatttcccagcagctggttgcttcacagtgtgcatgtgtatatgAATGGAAGCTTATTGCTGCCAGAAAAGTAAAACATATAGAAACTGCCATTAAGATTGGAGATCAGAATTCTGATGTGATAGTAAATTATCATAAGATATAATTATTCATATTAatcatatttattgtttttttatgtttatttgtttcagGTCAGTATTATCCAGCCGGGTAATTTCAGCCAAGCCACCAacattgtgaaaaaaaaaggtgGTTTAGATATTTGGAAGAACCTTGATGATGAGCGTAGGAGGGTCTTTAACCGTCAGTACATAGAGCTAGCCAGTCAGTACTACATCGACACTTGTAAGAAGGGATTCAAGGATGCCGACATGGTCATTAACGCAATGCTACATGCAATCACATCAGCTCACCCAAATTACAGGTATCTGCTGGCGTCTGCAATGGATAAATTCTTCCTTCAGCTCTTTCCTTACCTGCCCACTGTCCTCTCCgatgctgtgttttctctaaGCTCCATGTACACTAAGAGAAAAGAAATGCTTTACAATAAGTAGGAAAGAGTCACCAAGTTGACGGAAAAAGGAGGCCCCTTGGCAAAAAATGTATACTAAAAGTTTATTTGATCAAGTATACTGAAGTATATTTCTAAAGTATACTTTGCAGGGTAAgtacacttacagtatgtaaatcTACTTCTAGTATCGTTAGGAGTTTACTCTTTTACTCAACTACTGTATGCTGAATAACTAAAGTTTATTGTAGTATACTTTTGATAACCTTTGTCAActtatatgtatgtattattaGTACACTTAGCGCATACATGCACATACTAATTATGTACATCTAGGCTACTAACTATGCTTAACAACTAACCTGTTAATGTCCCTTATACAGGCTATTAGTACACCTGTAGTTTATTGTAGTATACTTTTGAGTATTTGAATTTTTTGGGTATGGGAAGTCGATTGTATTCTCACGGAAGAAAGTATGTCCCAACACAATTAGCCAGAAAATATATAATGTGGAGGGAATTGCCAGAAAATCCAGAACGAGTACAATCTCAAGAGTTCAGTTATTTATA carries:
- the zgc:113142 gene encoding D-beta-hydroxybutyrate dehydrogenase, mitochondrial, yielding MGEAEISKSVLHSVLLSQVPKTQCLTDTPYGMNTILFIGQVFGLVPLFAVLIFVLTKLVSLHRCSRGIDGCGYAVLITGCDSGFGHQLAQRLEGKGFMVFAGCLFPEGAGAQSLAQNSSGNLKILRMDVTSDEDVQQAKKIVQENLPKKGLWAVVNNAGISDWAEIEWNTIENFQKMLDINLFGSLRTSVAFIPLVRAARGRMVFMSSIFAFFNCLNMAAYSVSKRGLEAFADCLRVEMASFGVKVSIIQPGNFSQATNIVKKKGGLDIWKNLDDERRRVFNRQYIELASQYYIDTCKKGFKDADMVINAMLHAITSAHPNYRYLLASAMDKFFLQLFPYLPTVLSDAVFSLSSMYTKRKEMLYNK